From the genome of Venturia canescens isolate UGA chromosome 11, ASM1945775v1, whole genome shotgun sequence:
CTcttttaaaagaaaaactgtaaaTATTGTCGACACGAGCgaacataaattttttaatttactttaaagagacaatttttttcatactttcatGCTCTCGCTACTGAACTCTTTGGAGCGCGGGTTTTTCCTCAGCGAACAAGCGTCAAAACGTCGTAGTGCCCGCTCTCGGGTCGACCGGAGAAGAGCAGCCTCGCTGTCTCGAAGCTGGAGTTGACGCTGTTGTGGAAAACCCTCTCGAGAGTGCCCTCGTGGATTTCCCGGTAGATggacaaattcattttgtggAGTTTCGTCGCGACGGTGCATTCGAGCTCGGTGGCGAAGACGCCCTCCgaaatcatgaaatttttgtacTCTTCCGGCTCGGTTATGCTCCATTCGGCTGTGACGAACGGCCCGTACTCGCGCCAGTGGCTTTTTATGTGCTGAGTCACCTGCGCAGGGCGGAGAATCCCTTGTCAAAGTTTTTCCCCATCCGAAATGacggtttttcaaatttttatcgatttttcaaattttcgaatttccgGCTACACTGACCAGCGTTCGGAGACGACTGTGCTCGTCCTCGCTCTGCCACAGGACGTAACTGACTGCTCGGAACATGCAATTCCCATCGCCGAATATTTTGTGCACGCGAAACGTGCCTTCCGGTGATCTTAGGAGAGCCGTGCCTGCagcgaaaatggaaaaatgtgaaaat
Proteins encoded in this window:
- the LOC122418557 gene encoding OVARIAN TUMOR DOMAIN-containing deubiquitinating enzyme 7-like, with translation MTLPNVLRSLVFCYFVFRPGTALLRSPEGTFRVHKIFGDGNCMFRAVSYVLWQSEDEHSRLRTLVTQHIKSHWREYGPFVTAEWSITEPEEYKNFMISEGVFATELECTVATKLHKMNLSIYREIHEGTLERVFHNSVNSSFETARLLFSGRPESGHYDVLTLVR